One genomic segment of Amycolatopsis granulosa includes these proteins:
- a CDS encoding VTT domain-containing protein, with the protein MHIDQWLETIPPLLVYVAVGLVIACESLGVPLPGEIVLVSAALLASQHSGLNPWLVGIVGSGGAIIGDSIGYVIGRKGGQRLFDWAGRKFPKHFGPDHVHTAERMFRKRGMWAVFFGRFVAILRILCGPLAGSLHMHYPRFLLANALGGIAWAGGTTALVYTLGVVAEKWLSRFSYIALGVAIVAGVVISLVVKKRMGRRHEETNSAERASAER; encoded by the coding sequence GTGCACATCGACCAGTGGCTGGAAACCATTCCGCCGCTCCTCGTCTACGTGGCGGTGGGCCTGGTGATCGCGTGCGAAAGCCTCGGGGTCCCGCTGCCGGGGGAGATCGTGCTGGTCAGCGCGGCGCTCCTGGCTTCGCAGCACAGTGGGCTGAACCCCTGGCTGGTCGGCATCGTCGGCAGCGGCGGCGCCATCATCGGGGACAGCATCGGTTACGTGATCGGGCGCAAGGGCGGGCAGCGGCTGTTCGACTGGGCCGGGCGGAAATTCCCGAAGCACTTCGGCCCGGACCACGTGCACACCGCTGAACGGATGTTCCGGAAACGGGGCATGTGGGCGGTCTTCTTCGGGCGGTTCGTCGCGATTCTGCGCATTCTGTGCGGTCCGCTGGCCGGATCGCTGCACATGCACTACCCGCGGTTCCTCCTGGCGAACGCGCTGGGCGGGATCGCCTGGGCCGGCGGCACGACGGCCCTGGTGTACACGCTCGGCGTGGTCGCGGAGAAGTGGCTGTCCCGGTTCTCCTACATCGCGCTGGGTGTCGCCATCGTGGCCGGCGTGGTGATCAGCCTGGTGGTCAAGAAGCGGATGGGCCGGCGTCACGAGGAGACGAACTCGGCCGAGCGCGCCTCCGCCGAGCGCTGA
- a CDS encoding EamA family transporter encodes MSPRDRLLALFVVVLWGLNFIAMHPMLGHFPPLFAGALRFAVIAVPTILFIPRPKVPLRWLIGFGLWFGTGQFAFLFIALTHGMPTGLASLVLQASAPFTVLLGGLFLREPLSARQLTGILAAVAGMGVIAWHRAENAALLPVVLTLLGALSWAAGNICSRQARPDNPVHLTLWMSVVPPIPMLTLSTIFEGPAAQWHSLATLGTAGGLAGLAGFAYVVLIGTVLGSSIWTVLMRRNPANVVAPFSLLVPVIGMSAAFVVLDETPAPVEVLAGAVVVAGVLVGSLPRRQRSAEARSAEFVSS; translated from the coding sequence ATGTCTCCACGCGACCGTCTCCTCGCCCTGTTCGTCGTCGTCCTGTGGGGTCTGAACTTCATCGCGATGCACCCCATGCTCGGCCACTTCCCGCCGCTGTTCGCCGGAGCGCTGCGCTTCGCGGTCATCGCGGTCCCCACGATCCTGTTCATCCCGCGGCCGAAGGTGCCGCTGCGCTGGCTGATCGGTTTCGGCCTGTGGTTCGGCACCGGCCAGTTCGCGTTCCTGTTCATCGCGCTGACCCACGGCATGCCGACCGGGCTGGCGTCGCTCGTGCTGCAGGCGTCGGCACCGTTCACCGTCCTGCTCGGCGGCCTCTTCCTGCGGGAACCGCTGTCCGCGCGGCAGCTGACCGGGATCCTCGCCGCGGTCGCCGGGATGGGCGTGATCGCCTGGCACCGCGCGGAGAACGCGGCGCTGCTGCCGGTCGTGCTCACCCTGCTCGGCGCGCTGAGCTGGGCGGCCGGCAACATCTGCTCCCGCCAGGCCCGGCCGGACAACCCGGTCCACCTCACGCTGTGGATGTCCGTGGTACCGCCGATCCCGATGCTCACGCTGTCCACGATCTTCGAGGGCCCGGCGGCGCAGTGGCACTCGCTGGCCACGCTCGGTACGGCCGGGGGCCTGGCCGGGCTGGCCGGGTTCGCCTACGTCGTGCTCATCGGCACGGTGCTCGGGTCGAGCATCTGGACCGTCCTCATGCGCCGCAACCCGGCGAACGTGGTGGCGCCGTTCTCCCTGCTCGTGCCGGTGATCGGCATGTCCGCCGCGTTCGTCGTGCTGGACGAGACCCCGGCGCCGGTCGAGGTGCTGGCCGGCGCGGTCGTGGTGGCGGGCGTGCTGGTCGGTTCGCTACCCAGGCGTCAGCGCTCGGCGGAGGCGCGCTCGGCCGAGTTCGTCTCCTCGTGA
- a CDS encoding LysR family transcriptional regulator — MDVGRLRVLREFADRGSVTAAAKALHCTPSAVSQQLRALQAEVGLVLTEPAGRGLRLTDAGRTLVVHADEVIAALDRAEAALDVFRSLPHGRVRVAIFPSAALMLLPGLLHRLGEVEGLDVEVRYLDMTPREVPELVADFDIVVTHRDEHAEPFPSARLDVVPLLREPLDVALPGGHRLARRRRVDLTELAGEQWISVDVGFPVDDVLRSLAVRTGVRPRVTQRINDFRIIEALVAAGHGIALLPRYTLAGTWSRRIVRRPLAGIRAARLIEAVLRTGTGTRPPVATVLELLHAEAAAVTGKP; from the coding sequence ATGGATGTCGGCCGGTTGCGGGTGCTGCGCGAGTTCGCCGACCGGGGCAGCGTGACGGCCGCCGCGAAGGCGCTGCACTGCACGCCCTCGGCGGTGTCGCAGCAGCTCAGGGCGTTGCAGGCGGAGGTCGGGCTGGTGCTGACCGAACCGGCCGGGCGCGGCCTGCGGTTGACCGACGCGGGCCGGACGCTGGTGGTGCACGCGGACGAGGTGATCGCCGCGCTGGACCGGGCCGAGGCCGCGCTGGACGTCTTCCGCAGCCTGCCGCACGGGCGGGTGCGGGTGGCGATCTTCCCGTCCGCGGCGTTGATGCTGCTGCCCGGTCTGCTGCACCGGTTGGGCGAGGTCGAAGGGCTGGACGTCGAGGTGCGTTACCTCGACATGACCCCGCGCGAGGTGCCGGAGCTGGTGGCGGACTTCGACATCGTGGTCACCCACCGGGACGAGCACGCCGAACCGTTCCCGTCCGCACGGCTGGACGTGGTGCCGTTGCTGCGGGAACCGCTGGACGTCGCGCTCCCGGGCGGACACCGGCTGGCCCGCCGGAGGCGGGTGGACCTCACCGAGCTGGCCGGGGAACAGTGGATCTCGGTGGACGTCGGCTTCCCGGTCGACGACGTGCTGCGCTCGCTCGCGGTCCGGACCGGGGTGCGGCCGCGGGTCACGCAGCGCATCAACGACTTCCGGATCATCGAGGCGCTGGTCGCCGCCGGGCACGGCATCGCGCTGCTGCCGCGGTACACGCTCGCCGGTACCTGGTCGAGGCGGATCGTGCGCCGCCCGCTGGCCGGTATCCGCGCGGCGCGCCTCATCGAAGCCGTGTTGCGCACCGGGACCGGCACCCGCCCTCCGGTGGCCACCGTGCTGGAGCTGCTGCACGCCGAAGCCGCGGCGGTGACCGGCAAGCCGTGA
- a CDS encoding carboxymuconolactone decarboxylase family protein has translation MTPRIDMTATQTGAKLMKRFANLHTVLQQSTLPVSTQELVSLRASQINGCAPCVDMHTKEAAAAGESAVRLNLVAVWREATVFTEAERAALALVEEGTRLADHHQGVSDETWAQVRKHYDDEQITALVSLVGLINAANRMNVIVRNQGGSYEPGMLAAVAN, from the coding sequence ATGACACCCCGCATCGACATGACGGCGACCCAGACCGGCGCCAAGCTCATGAAGCGGTTCGCGAACCTGCACACGGTGCTCCAGCAGTCGACGCTGCCGGTCTCCACCCAGGAGCTGGTCTCGTTGCGCGCCAGCCAGATCAACGGCTGCGCCCCCTGCGTCGACATGCACACCAAGGAGGCGGCGGCCGCCGGGGAGAGCGCGGTCCGGCTGAACCTGGTCGCGGTGTGGCGCGAGGCCACGGTGTTCACCGAGGCGGAGCGGGCCGCGCTGGCACTCGTCGAGGAGGGCACGCGGCTGGCCGACCACCACCAGGGCGTGTCCGACGAAACCTGGGCGCAGGTGCGCAAGCACTACGACGACGAGCAGATCACCGCGCTCGTCTCCCTGGTCGGCCTCATCAACGCGGCCAACCGGATGAACGTGATCGTGCGCAACCAGGGCGGCTCGTACGAGCCCGGCATGCTGGCCGCGGTCGCGAACTGA
- the leuA gene encoding 2-isopropylmalate synthase — protein MTTSSDPSVSRIRKPSRPAPADQPAWNAQRGSSMPIHRYQPWYKLVENIELPDRTWPDKRIERAPLWCAVDLRDGNQALIDPMSPARKRKFFDLLVRMGYKEIEVGFPAASQTDFDFVREIIEDGAIPEDVRIQVLTQCRPELIERTFASLEGAPQAIVHIYNSTSILQRRVVFREEREGIKKIALQAADLVVEYAQKYSDTDFRFQYSPESYTGTELSYAAEVCNAVTDIWQPTPERPVILNLPATVEMATPNVYADSIEWMGRNLDRRDAVILSLHPHNDRGTGIAAAELGYQAGADRIEGCLFGNGERTGNVDLVALGMNMFSQGVDPQIDFSDIDEIKRTVEYCNQLPVHERTPWGGDLVFTAFSGSHQDAINKGFDALHRAAEKAGVGVDEFPWEVPYLPIDPKDVGRSYEAVIRVNSQSGKGGVAYIMKTEHQLDLPRRLQIEFSQVIQRYTDSEGGEVDPRTMWDAFAREYLETETPLQLINQHVTANGDYQLRATVRVDGEEQEITGSGNGPIAAFFDALSTVGYDLRLLDYSEHTLTPGDDAKAASYIECAVGDKVFWGIGIDPSIVTASLRAVVSAVNRAHR, from the coding sequence ATGACCACCAGCTCCGACCCGAGCGTGAGCCGCATCCGCAAGCCGTCCCGCCCCGCCCCGGCCGACCAGCCCGCGTGGAACGCGCAGCGCGGCAGCTCGATGCCGATCCACCGGTACCAGCCCTGGTACAAACTGGTGGAGAACATCGAGCTGCCCGACCGGACCTGGCCGGACAAGCGCATCGAACGCGCGCCGCTGTGGTGCGCGGTCGACCTGCGTGACGGCAACCAGGCCCTGATCGACCCGATGTCGCCGGCGCGCAAGCGCAAGTTCTTCGACCTGCTCGTCCGCATGGGCTACAAGGAGATCGAGGTCGGCTTCCCGGCGGCCAGCCAGACCGACTTCGACTTCGTGCGGGAGATCATCGAGGACGGCGCGATCCCCGAGGACGTGCGCATCCAGGTGCTGACCCAATGCCGCCCGGAGCTGATCGAGCGCACGTTCGCCTCGCTGGAGGGCGCGCCACAGGCCATCGTGCACATCTACAACTCCACGTCGATCCTGCAGCGCCGCGTGGTGTTCCGCGAGGAGCGCGAGGGCATCAAGAAGATCGCCCTGCAGGCCGCCGACCTGGTGGTGGAGTACGCGCAGAAGTACTCCGACACCGACTTCCGGTTCCAGTACTCGCCGGAGTCCTACACCGGCACCGAGCTGTCCTACGCCGCCGAAGTGTGCAACGCGGTCACCGACATCTGGCAGCCCACGCCGGAGCGGCCGGTGATCCTGAACCTGCCCGCGACCGTGGAGATGGCCACCCCGAACGTCTACGCCGACTCGATCGAGTGGATGGGCCGCAACCTGGACCGCCGCGACGCGGTGATCCTGTCGCTGCACCCGCACAACGACCGCGGCACCGGCATCGCGGCCGCCGAGCTGGGCTACCAGGCCGGCGCGGACCGCATCGAGGGCTGCCTGTTCGGCAACGGTGAGCGCACCGGCAACGTGGACCTGGTCGCGCTCGGCATGAACATGTTCAGCCAGGGCGTCGACCCGCAGATCGACTTCTCCGACATCGACGAGATCAAGCGCACCGTCGAGTACTGCAACCAGCTGCCCGTGCACGAGCGCACGCCGTGGGGCGGCGACCTCGTGTTCACCGCGTTTTCCGGCAGCCACCAGGACGCGATCAACAAGGGCTTCGACGCGCTGCACCGCGCCGCGGAGAAGGCCGGGGTAGGAGTCGACGAGTTCCCGTGGGAGGTGCCCTACCTGCCCATCGACCCGAAGGACGTCGGCCGCAGCTACGAGGCCGTCATCCGGGTCAACTCGCAGTCCGGCAAGGGCGGCGTCGCCTACATCATGAAGACCGAGCACCAGCTCGACCTGCCGCGGCGGCTGCAGATCGAGTTCTCCCAGGTCATCCAGCGCTACACCGACAGCGAAGGCGGCGAGGTCGACCCGCGGACCATGTGGGACGCGTTCGCCCGCGAGTACCTGGAGACCGAGACGCCGCTGCAGCTGATCAACCAGCACGTCACGGCCAACGGCGACTACCAGCTGCGTGCCACCGTCCGCGTGGACGGCGAGGAGCAGGAGATCACCGGTTCCGGCAACGGCCCGATCGCGGCGTTCTTCGACGCGCTGTCCACCGTGGGCTACGACCTGCGGCTGCTGGACTACAGCGAGCACACGCTGACGCCGGGCGACGACGCGAAGGCGGCCTCGTACATCGAATGCGCCGTCGGCGACAAGGTGTTCTGGGGTATCGGGATCGACCCGTCCATCGTGACGGCGTCCCTGCGTGCCGTGGTGTCCGCGGTCAACCGCGCCCACCGCTGA
- a CDS encoding nitroreductase family protein, translating to MRKPAESSAPLADVIAERWSPRALDETREVSWDQLRALLEAARWAASFGNTQPARFLAGRRGDATFRQILGTLTERNQAWAHRAGALLVAVAVTRNDKGEIPYAEYGLGLAAQNLVLQAVAEGLVAHQMAGFDADEVRARFAVPAFAVPRVAIAVGHAGDPAVLGVAKLIERERSSRRRLPLGEFAYTGEWGAPAF from the coding sequence ATGCGCAAACCGGCCGAATCCAGTGCGCCCCTGGCGGACGTGATCGCCGAGCGGTGGAGCCCACGGGCGCTCGACGAGACGCGGGAGGTGAGCTGGGACCAGCTGCGCGCGCTGCTGGAGGCGGCGCGGTGGGCGGCGTCGTTCGGCAACACGCAGCCGGCGCGGTTCCTCGCCGGGCGGCGCGGGGACGCCACCTTCCGGCAGATCCTCGGCACGCTGACCGAGCGGAACCAGGCGTGGGCGCACCGGGCGGGCGCCCTGCTGGTGGCGGTCGCGGTGACCCGCAACGACAAGGGCGAGATCCCCTACGCCGAGTACGGGCTGGGCCTGGCCGCGCAGAACCTCGTGCTCCAGGCGGTGGCGGAGGGGCTGGTGGCGCACCAGATGGCCGGGTTCGACGCGGACGAGGTGCGCGCCCGGTTCGCGGTGCCCGCCTTCGCGGTCCCGCGCGTGGCGATCGCCGTCGGGCACGCCGGGGACCCCGCGGTGCTCGGGGTGGCGAAGCTGATCGAGCGTGAACGCTCGTCGCGGCGACGGCTGCCGCTGGGCGAGTTCGCCTACACCGGCGAGTGGGGCGCGCCCGCCTTCTGA
- a CDS encoding mannosyltransferase family protein encodes MAAVSGTAERRGEPASGLLLNLGGPLSRRSTLLLPAVVYLGVRALGVAVLTVFAAVHDTSLWSRLTAWDGEWYLKIAAHGYDLGPVPDAFDVPNPFTPRAFFPAYPFLIRVLTPPFGATAAALIVSLAAGLCAAYGMARLGRIVRGGSRRAGHILVALFAATPMSIALSMAYTEALFCALAVWTLIALLERRWELAGVCCLAAGLVRSTALALVVAVAVAAVVALVRRTDGVRPLAALALAPAGLFGYLWWTGLRVRPDAGLAEQLGTWSDLEWQGWLTRFDGGVSTVRFVAEVLTGSDTAMSVLTVGVIAGALAGFVVLVRQRREAALAVYAAGVMFLCLASSSLMHAKPRFLLPAFTLLVPVAIALAKRRTGTVVQVCSAVALLSAWFGAYALTVWQYAV; translated from the coding sequence GTGGCGGCAGTGAGCGGCACCGCGGAACGGCGCGGCGAACCGGCCTCTGGCCTGCTGCTGAACCTCGGGGGGCCGCTGTCCCGGCGCAGCACGCTCCTGCTGCCGGCGGTGGTCTACCTCGGTGTGCGGGCTCTCGGTGTTGCGGTGCTCACGGTCTTCGCCGCCGTGCACGACACGAGCCTGTGGTCGCGGCTGACCGCGTGGGACGGCGAGTGGTACCTGAAGATCGCCGCCCACGGCTACGACCTCGGCCCCGTTCCCGACGCCTTCGACGTGCCGAACCCGTTCACCCCGCGGGCCTTCTTCCCGGCGTACCCGTTCCTGATCCGGGTACTGACGCCGCCGTTCGGTGCCACCGCGGCCGCGCTGATCGTCTCGCTGGCCGCCGGGTTGTGCGCCGCCTACGGCATGGCCCGGCTCGGGCGGATCGTGCGCGGCGGCTCACGCCGGGCCGGCCACATCCTGGTCGCGTTGTTCGCGGCGACACCGATGAGCATCGCGTTGTCGATGGCCTACACGGAGGCGCTGTTCTGCGCGCTGGCCGTGTGGACGCTCATCGCGCTGCTGGAGCGGCGATGGGAGCTGGCCGGCGTGTGCTGCCTGGCCGCGGGGCTGGTGCGGTCGACCGCGCTGGCGCTGGTCGTCGCGGTCGCGGTGGCCGCGGTGGTCGCGCTGGTGCGCCGCACGGACGGTGTCCGGCCGCTGGCAGCGCTGGCGCTGGCACCCGCCGGGTTGTTCGGTTACCTGTGGTGGACCGGCCTGCGGGTGCGCCCGGACGCCGGCCTGGCCGAGCAGCTGGGCACGTGGTCCGACCTGGAGTGGCAGGGCTGGCTGACGCGGTTCGACGGCGGGGTGTCCACGGTGCGGTTCGTGGCCGAGGTGCTCACCGGCAGCGACACGGCGATGAGCGTGCTGACGGTCGGGGTGATCGCGGGCGCGCTGGCCGGGTTCGTGGTGCTGGTGCGCCAGCGGCGGGAGGCGGCGCTGGCGGTGTACGCCGCCGGGGTCATGTTCCTCTGCCTGGCATCGAGCAGCCTGATGCACGCGAAGCCGCGGTTCCTGCTGCCCGCCTTCACGCTGCTGGTCCCGGTGGCGATCGCGCTGGCGAAGCGGCGGACCGGCACGGTCGTGCAGGTGTGCTCGGCTGTCGCGCTGCTGAGTGCGTGGTTCGGCGCGTACGCGCTCACCGTCTGGCAATATGCCGTGTGA
- a CDS encoding aspartate kinase has translation MALVVQKYGGSSLESADRIKRVAERIVATKKAGNDVVVVCSAMGDTTDELLDLAQQVNPVPPEREMDMLLTAGERISNALVAMAISAHGSEAWSFTGSQAGVVTTGVHGNARIIDVTPSRVTEALDQGYIALVAGFQGVAQDTKDITTLGRGGSDTTAVALAAALNADVCEIYSDVDGVYTADPRIVTNARKLDTIPYEEMLELAASGSKILHLRSVEYARRYGVPIRVRSSYSDKPGTTVAGSIEEIPVEQALITGVAHDRSEAKVTVTGVPDHAGAAARIFRVIADAEIDIDMVLQNVSNTAGRTDITFTLSKANGPKAVAELEKLKGELEFDSVLYDDQVGKVSLVGAGMRSHPGVTATFCEALAKVGVNIEIINTSEIRISVLIRDAQLDDAVRAIHEAFELGGDEEAVVYAGSGR, from the coding sequence GTGGCGCTCGTGGTCCAGAAATACGGCGGTTCGTCGCTGGAGAGCGCTGATCGCATCAAGCGCGTGGCCGAACGGATCGTGGCCACCAAGAAGGCGGGCAACGACGTGGTCGTCGTGTGCTCCGCCATGGGTGACACCACCGACGAGTTGCTCGACCTGGCCCAGCAGGTCAACCCGGTGCCGCCCGAACGAGAGATGGACATGCTGCTCACCGCGGGTGAGCGCATCTCCAACGCGCTTGTCGCGATGGCGATTTCGGCACACGGTTCGGAGGCGTGGTCGTTCACCGGTTCCCAGGCGGGCGTGGTCACGACGGGCGTGCACGGCAACGCGCGCATCATCGACGTGACGCCCAGCCGGGTCACCGAGGCTCTCGACCAGGGCTACATCGCGCTGGTCGCCGGGTTCCAGGGCGTCGCGCAGGACACCAAGGACATCACCACCCTCGGCCGCGGCGGTTCGGACACCACCGCGGTCGCGCTGGCTGCGGCGCTGAACGCGGACGTGTGCGAGATCTACTCCGATGTGGACGGCGTGTACACGGCCGACCCGCGGATCGTGACCAACGCGCGCAAACTCGACACCATCCCGTACGAGGAGATGCTGGAACTCGCCGCGAGCGGGTCGAAGATCCTCCACCTGCGCTCGGTCGAGTACGCCCGCCGCTACGGCGTGCCGATCCGGGTTCGTTCGTCCTACAGCGACAAGCCGGGCACCACGGTGGCCGGTTCGATTGAGGAGATCCCCGTGGAACAAGCGTTGATCACCGGTGTGGCGCACGACCGGTCGGAGGCCAAGGTCACCGTCACCGGGGTGCCGGACCACGCCGGCGCCGCGGCGCGGATCTTCCGGGTCATCGCCGACGCCGAGATCGACATCGACATGGTGCTGCAGAACGTTTCCAACACCGCGGGCCGCACCGACATCACCTTCACGCTGTCCAAGGCCAACGGCCCCAAGGCCGTCGCCGAGCTGGAGAAGCTGAAGGGCGAGCTGGAGTTCGACTCCGTGCTCTACGACGACCAGGTCGGCAAGGTGTCGCTGGTGGGCGCGGGCATGCGCTCGCACCCGGGCGTCACCGCGACCTTCTGCGAGGCGCTGGCCAAGGTCGGCGTCAACATCGAAATCATCAACACCTCGGAGATCCGGATCTCGGTCCTGATCCGGGACGCGCAGCTGGACGACGCGGTGCGCGCGATCCACGAGGCGTTCGAACTGGGCGGCGACGAGGAAGCCGTGGTCTACGCAGGGAGTGGTCGCTGA